The following are encoded in a window of Centroberyx gerrardi isolate f3 chromosome 1, fCenGer3.hap1.cur.20231027, whole genome shotgun sequence genomic DNA:
- the LOC139916077 gene encoding globoside alpha-1,3-N-acetylgalactosaminyltransferase 1-like — protein MLRYVSRTYLNILVISALLLILLGGIYIYSGYNITSLSFCEDCDNKPKPKMKDVTTKDGSHNGSWMIGELKMQNGLNYPQPSTQQGRTDVNSVTNWNAPLVWEGTFDPVVIDAIYKRMDPRIAAVVFAVGKYTRFLKGFLETGEKYFLVDFRVTYYIFTDNEAQVPKIALGKGRKISVVNVPSASRWQDVVLGRMKWAAITIDKQIRHEADYLFMMDIDSVFHNRFGAESLSRLSAVLHRGYYKNTNRDAFPYERRRESKAYIPTGEGDYYYTAAVWGGFLEDMYKLVRYCYDQSEVDAKNKIEAVWQEESHLNKYLLYNKPTKVLSPEYLWSDYDQQPSDIKVIRISQLVKNYAEVRPNGGQ, from the exons ATGTTGCGCTACGTGTCCAGGACTTATCTAAATATTCTTGTCatctctgctcttcttctcatcctcctgGG GGGCATCTACATCTACTCAGGATATAACATCACATCCCTAAG TTTTTGTGAGGACTGTGATAACAAACCTAAGCCAAAGATGAAAGATGTAACCACAAAAGATGGCTCACACAATGGCAGCTGGATGATCGGCGAGCTAAAGATGCAAAATGG acTGAATTATCCTCAGCCTAGCACACAGCAAGG acGGACTGATGTGAACTCAGTGACGAACTGGAACGCTCCTCTGGTCTGGGAGGGAACCTTCGATCCAGTGGTTATAGACGCGATCTACAAGAGAATGGACCCCAGAATCGCTGCAGTGGTGTTTGCTGTTGGCAA ATACACCCGTTTCTTAAAGGGCTTCCTGGAGACAGGTGAAAAGTACTTCCTGGTTGACTTCAGGGTCACCTACTACATCTTCACAGACAATGAAGCACAGGTTCCCAAG ATTGCGCTGGGCAAGGGCCGGAAGATCTCAGTCGTCAATGTCCCCAGTGCCAGCCGCTGGCAGGATGTGGTGCTTGGCAGGATGAAATGGGCCGCCATCACCATCGACAAACAG ATCCGTCACGAAGCAGACTATCTCTTCATGATGGACATTGACAGCGTCTTCCACAACCGTTTCGGAGCCGAGTCTCTTAGCCGTCTGTCCGCTGTGCTTCACCGTGGCTACTACAAG AACACCAACAGGGATGCCTTTCCTTACGAGCGCCGGCGTGAGTCCAAGGCCTACATCCCCACTGGTGAAGGAGACTACTACTACACTGCAGCAGTCTGGGGTGGATTCCTGGAGGACATGTACAAACTAGTCag GTACTGTTATGACCAGTCAGAGGTGGACGCCAAGAACAAGATCGAGGCTGTGTGGCAGGAAGAAAGTCATCTTAACAA GTACCTGTTATACAACAAACCAACCAAGGTCCTGTCCCCAGAGTATCTGTGGTCAGACTACGACCAGCAACCATCGGACATCAAAGTCATCAGGATCTCCCAGCTGGTCAAGAACTATGCAGAGGTCCGGCCTAATGGCGGACAGTGA